One window of Nymphaea colorata isolate Beijing-Zhang1983 chromosome 11, ASM883128v2, whole genome shotgun sequence genomic DNA carries:
- the LOC116264353 gene encoding aspartic proteinase nepenthesin-1-like: protein MAMPPLSHRLTSVLPILLLAIHLLPFCSSTSSVTVDVFINLVQVDAHLNLTYHERLHRAMHRSHQRAMNLHNRARRGRHHRAAPRPLDQNSSSIETPLQAGHGEFLMKLAIGNPPTSFMAIVDTASDLIWTPCSPCTLAPTSPRRYGDQSTTSGYLSSETFTLGSASFENVGFGCGTMNWGFHEGAGLVGLNRGRLSLISQLGASVGYQFSYCLSGLEGGSSSSSRLAFGPNSSLPSSSVGAIKLPLLINSRNPDFYFVDLEGISVGGRRLPIEASAFQFKQGGTGGVVVDSGSALMYLVAEAYREVKQAFITAISLPVAAGPTAAGSGLCFQGFVDPSSIPTLTLHFSSGDFCAPRENYFIVDKDSRLSCLAINETPMGMSIIGAFMQQNVHIHYDLGNNLITFTPAQCDQL from the exons ATGGCCATGCCACCACTGTCGCACCGCCTAACTTCCGTCCTCCCCATCCTTCTCCTCGCCATCCATCTCCTCCCCTTTtgctcctccacctcctctgtCACGGTTGACGTCTTCATCAATCTTGTCCAAGTCGATGCCCACCTGAACTTAACCTACCACGAGCGGCTACACCGGGCGATGCACCGAAGCCATCAACGTGCCATGAACCTACACAACCGCGCCCGGAGAGGGCGGCACCACCGCGCAGCCCCACGACCACTGGACCAGAATTCGTCGAGCATCGAGACCCCGCTGCAAGCTGGGCACGGCGAGTTTCTAATGAAGCTAGCAATAGGAAATCCCCCAACTTCCTTCATGGCCATCGTCGATACAGCAAGTGATTTAATTTGGACTCCGTGCAGCCCTTGCACCCTTGCCCCGACCAGCCCTCGACG GTATGGAGATCAGTCGACCACCAGTGGGTACCTAAGCTCCGAGACCTTCACCTTGGGCTCCGCTTCGTTCGAGAATGTGGGGTTTGGCTGCGGCACTATGAACTGGGGGTTCCATGAGGGCGCCGGCTTGGTTGGTCTGAATCGTGGCCGGCTGTCGCTGATCTCTCAGCTCGGCGCCTCGGTCGGCTACCAGTTCTCCTACTGTTTGAGTGGGCTGGAGGGCGGGAGCTCTAGTTCGAGTCGCCTGGCCTTCGGACCCAACTCGTCCTTGCCGAGCTCATCGGTGGGTGCCATCAAGTTGCCGTTGTTGATCAACTCCAGAAATCCGGATTTCTACTTTGTGGATTTGGAGGGCATTAGCGTCGGAGGAAGGCGTCTGCCCATCGAAGCTTCAGCATTCCAGTTCAAGCAGGGGGGAACTGGTGGTGTCGTTGTGGACTCGGGCTCCGCCCTTATGTATCTTGTTGCGGAGGCATACAG AGAAGTGAAGCAAGCATTCATCACAGCGATCAGCCTGCCAGTTGCAGCTGGCCCAACCGCTGCAGGTTCCGGCCTCTGCTTCCAAGGCTTCGTCGACCCTTCGTCCATCCCCACTCTCACGCTTCATTTCAGTAGCGGTGATTTCTGTGCGCCGCGGGAGAACTATTTCATCGTTGATAAGGACAGTCGATTGTCTTGCCTAGCAATCAACGAGACGCCGATGGGAATGTCCATCATCGGAGCCTTCATGCAGCAGAACGTCCACATTCATTACGACCTTGGAAACAACCTCATCACTTTCACGCCTGCACAATGTGATCAATTGTAg
- the LOC116265033 gene encoding uncharacterized GPI-anchored protein At4g28100-like: MAPFRCHLLLFVALLLLRLGDSAANPVPSSQPMNPAEPSSTVPAFPVQSEAQACRLDLSTELFGGVAEACGQGLDRSRCCPVLAAWLYAAHARSALQPSGRAPSDLPVMPEDSQRCVVSLQASLQGRGIALPQPNATCDTVLCFCGIRLHQIGSLSCPAAFNLSAVPTSAVRRLESSCGNSSYAGCTRCLTALQKLKEGENATKDGKDRASKMFSRDCQLMGLTWLLAKNKTAYIPTVSAVLRAIMYSNHPPHQSKCSPDQENMPLALDSVQFFQADPPAGAAATTFPTSLVSLMINFLPISLLLAFWFP, from the exons ATGGCTCCATTCCGCTGCCACCTTCTTCTCTTCGTGGCTCTGTTACTCCTCCGTCTGGGCGACTCGGCAGCCAATCCGGTGCCGTCCTCGCAGCCGATGAACCCAGCCGAGCCGTCCTCCACAGTCCCGGCCTTCCCAGTGCAGTCCGAGGCGCAGGCATGCCGGCTGGACCTGTCGACGGAGCTCTTCGGCGGCGTGGCGGAGGCGTGCGGGCAGGGCCTGGACCGGAGCCGGTGCTGCCCGGTGCTGGCGGCCTGGCTGTACGCTGCCCACGCTCGGTCGGCTCTCCAGCCATCCGGCCGCGCCCCTTCGGACCTGCCGGTGATGCCAGAGGACTCGCAGAGGTGCGTCGTGTCTCTGCAGGCCTCACTGCAAGGCCGAGGCATCGCGCTCCCCCAGCCGAACGCGACGTGCGACACGGTGCTGTGCTTCTGCGGGATTCGGCTCCACCAGATCGGCTCGCTCAGCTGCCCCGCCGCGTTCAACCTCTCGGCCGTGCCCACTTCCGCAGTCCGTCGGCTGGAGTCCAGCTGCGGCAACTCGTCCTACGCCGGCTGCACCCGCTGCCTCACCGCGCTGCAGAAG CTCAAGGAGGGAGAAAATGCTACCAAGGACGGGAAGGACAGGGCGAGCAAGATGTTCAGCAGGGACTGCCAGCTGATGGGCTTGACATGGCTTTTGGCCAAGAACAAAACGGCCTACATTCCGACCGTCTCCGCCGTTCTCCGGGCCATCATGTACAGCAACCACCCGCCGCACCAGTCCAAGTGCAGCCCGGACCAAGAGAACATGCCCCTAGCCCTTGACTCGGTCCAGTTCTTCCAGGCCGACCCACCCGCCGGTGCCGCCGCCACCACCTTCCCTACATCTCTAGTGTCCCTTATGATCAACTTCTTGCCCATCTCACTTCTGCTTGCTTTTTGGTTTCCTTGA